One window of Camelina sativa cultivar DH55 chromosome 4, Cs, whole genome shotgun sequence genomic DNA carries:
- the LOC104782341 gene encoding calcium-dependent protein kinase 20-like — translation MGNTCVGPNLNANGFLQSVSAAVWRNQKPDDSLKSSKDESSRKTNDKSVNGGDESNQNRGAAVDSAPTTLPTPSTPPPPVKMANEEAPPKPVPPENRVVEEDANSKPQKKEAHMKRMASAGLQIDSVLGRKTENLKDIYSVGRKLGQGQFGTTFLCVDKKTGKELACKTIAKRKLTTPEDVEDVRREIQIMHHLSGHPNVIQIVGAYEDAVAVHVVMEICAGGELFDRIIQRGHYTERKAAELARIIVGVIEACHSLGVMHRDLKPENFLFVSGDEEAALKTIDFGLSVFFKPGEAFTDVVGSPYYVAPEVLRKHYSHECDVWSAGVIIYILLSGVPPFWDETEQGIFEQVLKGDLDFISEPWPSVSESAKDLVRRMLIRDPKKRMTAHEVLCHPWARVDGVALDKPLDSAVLSRLKQFSAMNKLKKIAIKVIADSLSEEEIAGLKEMFKMIDTDNSGHITLEELKKGLDRVGANLKDSEILGLMQAADIDNSGTIDYGEFIAAMVHLNKIEKEDHLFTAFSYFDQDGSGYITRDELQQACKQFGLADVHLDDILREVDKDNDGRIDYSEFVDMMQDPGFGKMGLKVS, via the exons ATGGGAAACACATGCGTGGGTCCGAATCTAAACGCTAATGGATTCTTACAATCCGTTAGTGCTGCTGTGTGGCGGAATCAGAAACCGGACGATAGCCTTAAGAGCAGCAAGGACGAGAGCAGTCGAAAGACAAACGATAAGAGCGTTAATGGGGGAGACGAGAGTAATCAAAATCGAGGTGCAGCCGTGGATTCAGCACCAACCACGTTGCCAACCCCTAGCACGCCACCACCACCGGTGAAAATGGCGAACGAAGAAGCACCACCAAAACCTGTCCCACCAGAGAACAGAGTCGTCGAAGAAGATGCCAATTCGAAACCACAGAAGAAAGAAGCGCATATGAAACGTATGGCAAGCGCAGGTCTACAAATAGACTCAGTTCTTGggagaaaaacagagaatctcAAAGATATTTATAGTGTTGGGAGAAAATTAGGTCAAGGACAATTTGGAACAACGTTTCTTTGCGTGGATAAGAAGACAGGTAAAGAGCTCGCTTGCAAAACGATAGCCAAGAGGAAACTAACGACGCCTGAGGATGTTGAAGATGTGAGAAGAGAGATTCAGATAATGCATCATTTGTCTGGTCATCCAAACGTGATTCAGATCGTTGGTGCGTATGAGGATGCAGTAGCTGTTCATGTTGTGATGGAGATATGTGCAGGTGGAGAGTTATTTGATAGGATTATACAGAGAGGTCACTATACGGAGAGAAAAGCTGCTGAGCTTGCTAGGATCATTGTTGGTGTTATAGAAGCTTGTCATTCCCTAGGTGTGATGCACCGTGACCTTAAGCCTGAGAACTTCTTGTTTGTtagtggagatgaagaagctgcTCTCAAGACTATTGATTTtggtctctctgttttctttaaaCCAG GAGAAGCATTCACTGATGTAGTTGGGAGCCCGTATTATGTGGCTCCAGAAGTATTAAGGAAGCATTATAGTCATGAATGTGATGTTTGGAGTGCTGGAGTTATTATATACATCTTATTAAGCGGCGTTCCTCCGTTTTGGGATG AAACGGAACAAGGCATCTTCGAGCAAGTTTTGAAAGGTGATCTTGACTTTATATCAGAACCATGGCCTAGTGTATCAGAAAGCGCAAAAGATTTAGTACGGCGGATGCTGATCAGAGACCCTAAGAAACGAATGACAGCTCATGAAGTTCTAT GTCATCCTTGGGCACGAGTGGACGGTGTTGCTCTCGATAAACCTCTTGATTCTGCTGTCCTAAGTCGTTTGAAACAGTTTTCAGCCATGAACAAGCTCAAGAAAATTGCTATCAAG GTAATAGCAGACAGCTTGTCAGAGGAAGAGATAGCAGGATTGAAAGAAATGTTCAAGATGATAGATACAGATAACAGCGGACACATCACCCTGGAAGAACTCAAAAAAGGTTTGGACAGAGTTGGTGCTAACCTTAAAGATTCAGAAATATTAGGATTAATGCAAGCA GCGGATATAGATAACAGTGGGACTATAGACTATGGAGAGTTTATAGCAGCGATGGTGCATTTGaacaaaatagagaaagaagacCATTTGTTCACAGCTTTCTCTTACTTTGACCAAGATGGAAGTGGTTATATAACCAGAGACGAGCTCCAACAAGCTTGCAAGCAATTTGGCTTAGCGGACGTTCACTTAGACGATATTTTACGCGAAGTTGATAAGGACAAC GATGGAAGAATAGATTATAGCGAGTTCGTGGACATGATGCAAGACCCTGGTTTTGGCAAAATGGGGTTAAAGGTgagttga
- the LOC104782342 gene encoding probable E3 ubiquitin-protein ligase BAH1-like, translating into MKFGETFTEYLRGEEEWFLEKCRHVEYKKLKKVLKKCKTTCNSTRSNDEHIISSATSLSDSCQCQSCPWCDEMFFEELMKEASDIAGCFRSRVRHLLHLHVATGMQRYMMSLRRCFTDKRQTLVQEGQILIQYITMNAIAIRKILKKYDKVHSSVNGKKFKLKMRAERIELLHSPWLIELGAFYLNSGLDKVGNLKNSSFGRVSCDYLNDDQPMMQLMLPNSIELEFDLTCAICLETVFNPYALKCGHIFCKACACSAASVMIFQGIKAAPNNSKCPICREVRVYAEAVHMIELHLLLKIRNKEYWKERMISERSEMVKQSKMFWNEQTKYMIGY; encoded by the exons ATGAAGTTTGGAGAGACGTTTACGGAATATCTACGTGGAGAAGAGGAGTGGTTCCTGGAAAAATGTCGTCATGTCGAATATAAGAAACTCAAGAAAGTGCTGAAGAAATGCAAGACGACATGTAACTCCACAAGATCTAATGATGAACACATCATCTCATCGGCTACTTCTTTGTCTGATTCATGCCAATGCCAATCTTGCCCTT GGTGTGATGAGATGTTCTTTGAGGAACTGATGAAGGAAGCTTCTGACATAGCGGGATGCTTCAGGTCAAGAGTCAGgcatcttctccatcttcatgtAGCCACTGGGATGCAGAGATACATGATGAGTCTACGCAGATGCTTCACGGATAAAAGACAAACTTTAGTCCAAGAGGGTCAAATCTTGATTCAGTACATCACCATGAATGCGATTGCCATCCGTAAAATCCTCAAGAAATATGACAAG GTGCATAGCTCAGTGAATGGGAAGAAGTTCAAGTTGAAAATGCGAGCCGAGCGCATAGAGCTTCTGCACTCACCTTGGCTTATAGAACTTGGAGCCTTTTATCTCAATTCTGGTCTTGATAAAGTTGGAAACCTCAAGAACTCATCGTTTGGTCGTGTCTCTTGTGATTATCTCAACGACGATCAACCTATGATGCAACTCATGCTGCCTAATTCAATAGAGCTCGAGTTTGATTTAACTTGCGCAATCTGCCTC GAAACGGTATTCAATCCCTATGCTTTAAAGTGCGGTCACATATTTTGTAAAGCATGTGCGTGCTCGGCTGCTTCTGTAATGATTTTCCAAGGCATCAAAGCAGCACCAAATAATTCCAAATGTCCCATCTGTAGAGAG GTGCGAGTTTACGCGGAAGCGGTTCACATGATCGAGCTGCATCTTCTCTTAAAGATACG aaaCAAAGAGTATTGGAAGGAGAGGATGATTAGTGAACGGTCTGAGATGGTAAAGCAGTCGAAGATGTTTTGGAACGAACAGACGAAGTATATGATCGGTTACTAA